GTCTAAAAGGTGTTAGATTATCCTGATTAATTTTCTTGAAATCTTCTCATTAATTTACTTTAGAATTGACTTTTCTTATTGGCAGTGTTATCCTCTTCAGGAAAGGAGGTGAATTCAATGGAATACTTGCTCGACCCGCAGGAGTTTATTATCCGGTCTGCCTGCCCGAAGTACGTAGGATGTTAGCTCTACAACCCTTGCCCCAAGTACATGGTTCAGCCCCTGTATGGCATTCCATACTAAACTCCGAGTGAAAACTTTTTCCTCTCCTCCGATTCTGGTCGGAGGAGAGAAGTTTTTTTGTCCTCCAGAAGTATAGGTTTGAACCGTCATTCTTAAGGATTCCTTAGTTAAATAAGATTTTTGCTCTCAGGCGGAGGTTATCTTCCTCCGATACCTATGTCTGAGCTCAGCGTCGAAGACAGCTGAACGGCTACGGAGAGGTCATTAAGCTGAGACGCATGCAATGCGTCTCTACACGTGTGCTTGTCAGAAAAAAGTTGACCCTCCCTACAGGGAGGGATTCTGCGTCCACAGAGGAAGTCTTCTCCACAAATTAACTCACCCTCAAACAAGTTTGAGGGTGCCACCCTGTACGTGGGATGGGTGACGTAGGGGCACGGCGTGCCGTGCCCCTACAAAAATCACATCTACTCGGACAAAATTGCACTCCTACCCGTATGCGGCAACAAAAAAAACGTCCTCACAGGAGTGAGGACGTTGCGACAACATTCTAAGAAAATCCACTATTCTTTACCGCATCAGCACCATCTTCCTGGTTTCAGAAAGACTTCCACTGGTAAGCCGGTAAAAATAGACTCCGCTGGGTACTTTTTCTCCTGCATCATTTTTCCCATTCCAGATAGCTTGATATAATCCCGGCTTCAGGCTTTCATCCAATAGAGTGTTCACCTTTTGTCCGAGTAAATTGTAGATGACCAGGGTGGTGTGGGTGGGTCTTCCAGCTCCAAACTCCAAACTCCGAACCCGGAAGGGAATGGTGGTAGTGGGATTAAACGGGTTTGGATAGTTCTGCCCTAAATTAAAATCCCTGGGAAGATTCAGGTTTTCATTTTCGTGAACTGATGTCGGGGTGATTCTCAACACGCCATCTTTAATTGAGACAGTAGGTGCTCCTTCGTTGAACATCATTTTTGTGAAATGAATGACTGAGCTGTCTCCCGGTAAAGCGGAGGAGCGGACTTTAAATCTTAGAAAGACTAAAGTTCCGCTCCCGCTTATAGAATCTGCCCCCGCCAGGGCAATATTGATTACTGAATCTGTGACATAATCCGCCGGAAACCAATTTTGAGTCAGAGTTCCAGTATAAATGACTTTAATACTCTCAGGTTGTATTATCGCAGGATTAAAAATAAGAGTCATTTCCGCAGATCGGACTGTATCAGAAGGTAAAATATTTTGTACCGATATCGGTACTTGGATTGCATCTCCAGGTGACCCTGAAGTATCAGGAATCGAAACTGGCACGGTACCGGCAAAGGCTAATCCGGAGAAGAGCAGAAGGCTCAAAAAGTTCCAGAAAATCACTTTGAAGAATTTCTTTTTCATCATTTTTGTCTCTTCTCCTGTGTTCGTAGGGGCACGGCGCGCCGTGCCCCTACAACTGTTCCTACTTCATCAAAACCATCTTTTTAACTTCAGAGAAGTTATCAGCTTTTATACGATAGAAATAGACTCCGCTGGTAACCGTATTGCCCTTATTATCCTTTCCGTTCCAGGTCACCTGATGTATTCCGGCTTCTTTTACCTCATCTACCAGGGTCGAAACCTTCTGTCCTAAGAGATTGTAAACCACTAAAACCACATGAGATCTGATCGGAAGGGTATACTGGATGCTGGTTGCCGGGTTGAACGGGTTAGGATGGTTCTGGGATAAAGAGAACTCCTTAGGCACCTGAGCACCAACTGAGATCACATAGGCTAAATTCGGCTCCATAAGGTCGCTTTCATTCAATCTAAGATTCTGCAGTTTTATCTCAGCTCTATCTCCGATTTTTGCCTGATCCGAGACCTTAAAGGTTATCCCGACAATGCTTCCAGTTCCGGTCACAGGCTTGGCACCAGCCAAGGCTATCTTTATCTGGCCGTCTGCAATCTTCTGCTCCAGCATAAATCCAGAAGTAAGCTCAGATGGAGTTACTGTCTTTGCCTCTAACCAGTCCGCATTGTAGCTTAAGCTGAACTCCGCAGAATAGGTCTCTCCAAGGTCTACCAGCTCGATCGGCAGAGTGAACTCCTCACCCGGTTTCACTATGAACTCCTTAGCAGTGATCTTTGGAAGAACACTGATCTGTTTTGGAATGCCAGCAATGACCACCTTGCCTGCCCAGTTGCCGGAAACGTCCCCGTACAGAATTCCTTTGTAATCCTGGTTGAACTTATTGTCCAGAAGCGCTGCATAGAAGATGGAATCCGGTATGCCTAAACAAGGGTTCGCATCCAGGACAAAGCTTGCGGGGAAGAATTTCCAGTCCTTTCCAATCGGGAACTGGGTTATCTGTCCGACCACGTGTCTTAAGATATAAGAAGCATCATAAGCCGAGACCTCACAGTTGCCGGTTACGTCCGCTGAGAGCTTCTGGCAGGAGGAGAGGTTAATCAGATGAACCACAAATCTTAAGATAAGGGAAGCATCATAGGCAGTAATTGAGCCGGAAGCGTCATCGGCTTTATCAGGTCTGACCGTGTAGTCCAACCCTCCGGTGAGATTCAAGAAACTGTATCCGCCACTGGCATCTGTCAAAACCGAGCCGGTCTTGCCACCGGTTATTTTTACCAGAGCCGCATCCACCGGGGTATTGTTCAGGCAATATCTGATCACGCCTGAGATCTGGAATACCTCGCAGGGTTTGATTACTGCATCCTTAGTTACAACCGATGGAATTCCTTCATTGAATCTCATCCTGTCAAAGTGGATAATAGTTGAATCTTTTGGCAGGGATAAAACATTGAAGCCCACATAGACTAACGGTCCACTTCCAGACAATGGTGCAGTTCCGGATATGGCTATTCTGATCGAGTCATCATACTTATTAAAGAACATCAGCCTGCCTTCGGCAATGGTTCCCAGAAGGGTAGCATCAGTTGCCTTGAGGATCGATTTATCGAAAGATAGCGTGATCTCAGCCGAATATACCCCTTTGTCAGTGACATCCGATACGTTCACCGGTATCAAAATGAATTCGCCTAATTTAACGCAGGTATCCGGCATACTGACCACGACGGCGGCACCCGGCTTGGTAGTGCAGGACCAGTCGAACACGTTCAGAGCTAACTGCTGGTTATCATAATAGTCTATGCCGATATTCTGCTCGGCGTAATCATCTGCCCAGATATTGAAATCGCCCACTGCCCAGACCTTGCCATTTCCGTATTCGGACGCAGCCATCACCACTATGGTGGGTGCAGCAGAGACGTTGTCTCCAACTGGACTAAGACCGGGCACTGGTACTCTTTCAAACTTTCCAGCATAAAGTGCGTTGGTTGGTGGTAGTGCTTTTACAGGCGGCATAACATAGGCATCAGTATCCGCATAAGCAATCGCATAAGCGGAGCCGGAAAGCTCTAAACTCGAGCCAGCGTAAATGACAGTGGTGTTTATTCCTGAAGTAGTAGCATGTGCTACGTAATTGGTGATAAGTGGCCAGTTATTGTTATCCTGGTCATTGTGGGTATCATCTAACACCACATTGCTCTTGAAGTTTATTCCGAAAAGGTTAGCTACATGGTTAAGATAGGTGGTTCCAAATCCTCCGCTGTGCTCCGCACTTATAACCACCGCCCCGCCATTCAGCACAAAGGTCTGTAAAGCGGAAAGCTCACCTGCGGTATAATCTTTTCCGGGCACTGAAAGGAAAACCACGTTATACCCGCTTAAATTGAAATTAAGCTGGTCTGTGACCACAGTATGTCCGGCAGCCCTGAGAGCTGAGATCAGGTGCGACCAGTAAGTCGTATCCAGGGGTTCAGGGGTAGTTGCAAACCCATGGCTTATGTCTAAAAGTATCTTACATCCGGAGATAACCGCCTTTTTGATAGTAAATAAAGCATCGCTTATGTCAGATACTTCCCCATTTGAAGCATCTGAAATTTTCACCAGGGAGCTTTCTGACGGGGTATCCGGGATAGTCCAGGGGTAAGTTCCAGTATTGGCAGTGCTGGCAATAATGAGTGACCAGTTTGCTCCAGCATTGGTGGAGTATTCTATCTTCACGTTAGATATTAACCCCTGAGAGGTCCAGGTGATATTGTGAGAACTCCCCACGAACCAGGTTTCTCCTCCATTGGGTGAGGTAATCTGTAACATAGCTTGAGGCGGTGGCGAGATGGTGAAAATCGCATTGCTTATATCATTGGGTGTTCCATCCGCCGCATCTGAAACCCTGACCAGACTATTGGTCGAGGGGGTATTTGGTACTGACCAGGCATAGGTTTCGCTATTTGAAGTGCTGGCGATGATGGTGATCCAGCTTGAGCCAGCATCAGTCGAATACTCCAACTTTACGTTCCCGCTAAAACAGGAAGAGGTCCAGGTGATGTTATGGGATGAGCCTGCCTGCCAGGTTTCTCCTCCATTGGGTGAGGTGACGGTGATTACCTGTGGAGCAATGGTGAAATTGGCGTTGCTCACATCTGAGGGGGTACCGGTGTTTGCCTCAGAGACCCTGACCAGAGAAGTAGTTGAAGGGGTGTTGGGGATAAGCCAGGATTCTGTTCCGTCATTCGGAGTGCTGGCAATAATAGTAATCCAGCTTGAGCCGGCATTGGTGGAATATTCCAATTTTACATTGGCTATTGTCCCGGTAGAAGTCCAGGTTATGTTGTGGCTACTTCCCACGCACCAGCTTTCACCTCCATTGGGTGAGGTAACGTTTATAGTTGGCACAACGCTGATAGTGAAATTAGCATCGCTCATATCCCAGGGGATTCCTCCATTGGTGACATTGGAGACTTTTACCCTGGCTTGAGTTGTTGGCGCATTCGGAATTGTCCAGGGATAAGTTCCGCTGTTGGAGGTGCTGGCGATAATCGTGTTCCAGGTTGAGCCGGCATTGGTGGAGTATTCTATCTTCACGTTATTGCTGAAATTCTGAGAGGTCCAGGTGATGTTATGTGAACTTCCAACTATCCAGTTCTCCCCTCCATTGGGAGAGGTAACCGTGATGGTTGGAGTAGGTGCTTGTCCCAAGCCCAGGCAGCCTTTGACAAAAACAGGTACAAATGCATCCCCAACTACAGGTAAAAACTCAAAATAGCTTCCAGGAGGGATAAAGATGGTAACTACGGGAACATACTGGGTTGAATCCCAGGTGGGACCGGTTCTGAAGTAAACTTTAGCTACAAGGCCACTTCCAGAACCCAGGCCTGCACCGAACCAGACAGCCCAGATTGTTAACCTGTTCTTATTAACAACATCCGTGCTATCCACCTTCCACGAGGTGTTATCACTTCTATCATTTCTCAAGGTAGCTGAGGCGGCTCTTGTCCCTACAAAGCTTACCGAATCGAGAGAAATATCCATATTGCTAACTGTATCCGGAAAGGTTATAGGGATAGTAAAGGCACCTAATTCTTCATCATTGTATGCATAAACGTTCAAAACAACCTGAGAATTAGGACGTACCTTTTCCAGACACTCTACTCTGACTGTATCCGGAACACCGGGGTCCTGTGAAAAGGCAGAACCAAACCAGAGCAAAGCCAGTATGGCTGAGAAGAATAGGACTAAATATTTTTTGTGCATAAAGCTGTCCTCCTTTAAGGTAAAAGGTTAAAAGTCAAATCTGAAACTCTTTTATTCCCTAAGCAGGTTCACCCCCTTTCAATTTAAAAAAATGTTAACAATAAAATAAACAT
This sequence is a window from Candidatus Zixiibacteriota bacterium. Protein-coding genes within it:
- a CDS encoding cohesin domain-containing protein, translating into MMKKKFFKVIFWNFLSLLLFSGLAFAGTVPVSIPDTSGSPGDAIQVPISVQNILPSDTVRSAEMTLIFNPAIIQPESIKVIYTGTLTQNWFPADYVTDSVINIALAGADSISGSGTLVFLRFKVRSSALPGDSSVIHFTKMMFNEGAPTVSIKDGVLRITPTSVHENENLNLPRDFNLGQNYPNPFNPTTTIPFRVRSLEFGAGRPTHTTLVIYNLLGQKVNTLLDESLKPGLYQAIWNGKNDAGEKVPSGVYFYRLTSGSLSETRKMVLMR
- a CDS encoding cohesin domain-containing protein, coding for MHKKYLVLFFSAILALLWFGSAFSQDPGVPDTVRVECLEKVRPNSQVVLNVYAYNDEELGAFTIPITFPDTVSNMDISLDSVSFVGTRAASATLRNDRSDNTSWKVDSTDVVNKNRLTIWAVWFGAGLGSGSGLVAKVYFRTGPTWDSTQYVPVVTIFIPPGSYFEFLPVVGDAFVPVFVKGCLGLGQAPTPTITVTSPNGGENWIVGSSHNITWTSQNFSNNVKIEYSTNAGSTWNTIIASTSNSGTYPWTIPNAPTTQARVKVSNVTNGGIPWDMSDANFTISVVPTINVTSPNGGESWCVGSSHNITWTSTGTIANVKLEYSTNAGSSWITIIASTPNDGTESWLIPNTPSTTSLVRVSEANTGTPSDVSNANFTIAPQVITVTSPNGGETWQAGSSHNITWTSSCFSGNVKLEYSTDAGSSWITIIASTSNSETYAWSVPNTPSTNSLVRVSDAADGTPNDISNAIFTISPPPQAMLQITSPNGGETWFVGSSHNITWTSQGLISNVKIEYSTNAGANWSLIIASTANTGTYPWTIPDTPSESSLVKISDASNGEVSDISDALFTIKKAVISGCKILLDISHGFATTPEPLDTTYWSHLISALRAAGHTVVTDQLNFNLSGYNVVFLSVPGKDYTAGELSALQTFVLNGGAVVISAEHSGGFGTTYLNHVANLFGINFKSNVVLDDTHNDQDNNNWPLITNYVAHATTSGINTTVIYAGSSLELSGSAYAIAYADTDAYVMPPVKALPPTNALYAGKFERVPVPGLSPVGDNVSAAPTIVVMAASEYGNGKVWAVGDFNIWADDYAEQNIGIDYYDNQQLALNVFDWSCTTKPGAAVVVSMPDTCVKLGEFILIPVNVSDVTDKGVYSAEITLSFDKSILKATDATLLGTIAEGRLMFFNKYDDSIRIAISGTAPLSGSGPLVYVGFNVLSLPKDSTIIHFDRMRFNEGIPSVVTKDAVIKPCEVFQISGVIRYCLNNTPVDAALVKITGGKTGSVLTDASGGYSFLNLTGGLDYTVRPDKADDASGSITAYDASLILRFVVHLINLSSCQKLSADVTGNCEVSAYDASYILRHVVGQITQFPIGKDWKFFPASFVLDANPCLGIPDSIFYAALLDNKFNQDYKGILYGDVSGNWAGKVVIAGIPKQISVLPKITAKEFIVKPGEEFTLPIELVDLGETYSAEFSLSYNADWLEAKTVTPSELTSGFMLEQKIADGQIKIALAGAKPVTGTGSIVGITFKVSDQAKIGDRAEIKLQNLRLNESDLMEPNLAYVISVGAQVPKEFSLSQNHPNPFNPATSIQYTLPIRSHVVLVVYNLLGQKVSTLVDEVKEAGIHQVTWNGKDNKGNTVTSGVYFYRIKADNFSEVKKMVLMK